The DNA region TGGTTGGTTCTGTGAAAGTCTTACTTGCCTCTTGGTGCAAAAAGTTTATACTTCAGTAGACCACTGCTGCATGTCCTGACCCTTCTTCCTTGTATTTTGTCATGTTGTAGCAGTGGCATGGCTTACATGACATATGGGGATGGATGACTGCGTGGCAGCCGGTGGGTCCCACCTGGCAGCAAATTCATGGTGCTCCTTGCGCGCCTTATCCTCCCTCACTCGATCGCCTGACCTGCACACATCTTCTTCTCAATCGCAATGCGCAAGCTGCCACCAGCTGCCGCtggtaaaaaagaaaaaaaaatcaatcacGCTGCTGATCGATgatctcctctcctctcttccctcCTCGCGTCAAACCAAGGACGCCCTTGAAAGCGGATAGGAGGCAAAGGGCACTGAACCAAACAACCTCTCTGTATTGCTGTCCTGCGAAGGCGCGACGGTGAGGTGCTTCTTGTTACTCTCCTCCTCCAACTTTCTTCGCTCCCTCCATGAATTCCGGCCGGAGCCTCCTCTCGTCGCCCCTCTTTGCTAGCTCATCTCCAAACTTCAGGGGCAATACTTCTATCCCTTCCTCCCCGTCCCCATCACGAACCTCAGGTCTGTACTCGGTATTCTTAgccttcttttcttttatatTGCTTTCTGATAATGTCATCAATGGAAATCCTGTTGGCCTGGGTTCATCCGGTTTGATTTGGCAGTTCCCATGATACATGACAACACCGGCAGAGCATCGACTGCGTGCCACTACTCACCATCGCTTGTAGCAGAAGAGCAGCTTCATGGTTCCAAGGATACATCAACCTTGAGGGGAGAAAAGGCTTTGCTTGAGCTGCTGCTCGACATGGTGTGTCACGCAAACTTGCTTGATTACTACTTCATATCGTCACCACTTCATGATAGCTAATAAAACCTGTCTTTGCCAATTTGGATCAATTTCTTTTATATCTTAGTGCTCAGTGCTGATTTTTAAATTTTCTGATGTGTTCTCCCAGGCTCTGGACCAGCATGTCAATGGAAAGAAGCTCATTAGTCAAGATACAGAAGATAGTGATTTTGAGAGCTACTTAAGAGATGCAACAAGCCGAGTGCTTTACCAGCCAGCATTTATGTACGGTGGTTTCTATTTATTCTTCAACTTTTTTTTGAAGCGGCGATTTTTTTTAAGCGGTTATTTCTTCTTCAAACTTATCTTGTACTTACCACCCTTCCTCCTTTTTTTATGACCAATGTCATGCGAATCACTTTTATGGCTGTTCTGACCTAAATCTATTGGCAGTGAAGAGGGTGATTCTACTTCACAGAGCTCTTCAGCATCAACTACGGAACCTGTTGGGAGTTTGGATCTTGGCGCACCTTCAATGACACCGACAGAGGAGGTGATGTCGCCGGAAGAAGAATCGGGCACTTCACCCACCCAGTTGGATGTACCACAGCTTCACCGGTTTGTTTCTTTGTGCTTCAAACGGTTTAATGTGGTATGATCAGCGTAGGAATGCAGCAAGCATGACATGCTCTTCATTCTAACACTTAACCATAACCAGTGTGGACCCAGGCCACTCATATGAGGAACTGCTGGGCAATTGTCAAGTGTTCGTTAGGTCCAAAAGGTTACTTGAGAGGAGATCAAAGAAACGTAAGGTCCCCAGAGCATCAAGTAATGACGCTCTGTGCAGCGTTGTCAACTCaaagaagaaagagaagccAAAGAAGTTTGGCAGAGTTCTTGACCCAGATGAGCCTTTTAAGTTGTTTCTACGGGATCGCGAGACGACAGAATTCTTGACAGCAAAAGAGGAGAAGCAAATGTTCAGTCAAATACAGGCATGTCTAAATTTTCCGTCTTTAATGCCCGGACACACCTTTTCTGCCCGGCATATATAATAGATGATTAATGCTCAGTTGCACTTCGAGGTTACTAATTCGAAAGTACGATAACTTTTATAGAATCTTATGAAACTAGAGGAGGCTCAGCGCAAATTAGAAGTTCAATGCGGCCGTGAGCCGACAGTTGCAGAGTGGGCTGAAGCTGTAGGaatgagctgcagggagttgcAGTCCTCTATTCGTATTGGAAGAAGATGCCGAGAGAAGATGGCTCGCTCCAACTTCCGTCTTGTGATACATGTAGCTAGGAAATACGAGGGATATGGTCTTGACATTCAGGACCTAGTTCAGGTTTGGCTCTTTTACGTTATTAGAACTCACTCCTCTAACTAGAGGCTGTGGCATCATGCATGCATGTTTCTTGTTGTAAACTACTGTTTGTCGCCTGTAATGCACCAGGACGGATGCTGTGGGTTGATGAAGACCTTTGAGAAATTCAATCCAAGCAAGGGGTGTAGATTCCCGACCTACGCATATTGGTGGATACGGCAATCAATTAAAAAGTCCATTTTCAAGAATTCAAGGCTAATCCGATTGCCGGTATATATGAGCAGATAGATTTCTGATGGTGCAATTTTTGTTTCTCAAGCAAGCTCTGTATATCTGCTGAGAGTTTGTTTTTCCTATTATTCCTTGCAGGAGAGTGTGTTTGCGCTTTTGAGGAAAGTCGGGAAAGCAAGGTTGGAGTGCATAATGGAAGGGGAGCAGCCCACAAATGAGAACGTGGCAAGGCGTGCTGGCATCACAATTGAGAAGCTGGCAAGACTGAGAGCAAAGACCAGAAAACCACGGTCGATGCAAGACCGGGTTTGGTCAGATGACGGTGTCACATACCAGGTACATACTGTAGCATTCATTCTTTCGGGATTTTACCTGAGAATGTTAAGTACTGAAAAATTGAACGGCACTGCTGCAGGAGATCACAGAGGACCCCAACGTTGAGCCCCCAGAGCTGAGCGTGGACAGGCTGATGATGAGGCAGCAGGTCCAGAACTTCCTGGGGATCCTGAACCCCAGGGAGAAGGAGATCATCGAGCACCGGTTCGGAATCCACGACGGGGAGCCCAAGACACTTCATGTGATCGGCGACATGTACGGGCTGTCGAAGGAGAGGATCCGGCAGGTGCAGAACAAAGCACTGGACAAGCTGAAAAGGAGCGCATCGGCACAGGGGTTTGACGTTTACTTTGATTTGCTAACGTGAAGACCAGAGGCCAA from Panicum hallii strain FIL2 chromosome 9, PHallii_v3.1, whole genome shotgun sequence includes:
- the LOC112876802 gene encoding RNA polymerase sigma factor sigF, chloroplastic codes for the protein MNSGRSLLSSPLFASSSPNFRGNTSIPSSPSPSRTSVPMIHDNTGRASTACHYSPSLVAEEQLHGSKDTSTLRGEKALLELLLDMALDQHVNGKKLISQDTEDSDFESYLRDATSRVLYQPAFIEEGDSTSQSSSASTTEPVGSLDLGAPSMTPTEEVMSPEEESGTSPTQLDVPQLHRVDPGHSYEELLGNCQVFVRSKRLLERRSKKRKVPRASSNDALCSVVNSKKKEKPKKFGRVLDPDEPFKLFLRDRETTEFLTAKEEKQMFSQIQNLMKLEEAQRKLEVQCGREPTVAEWAEAVGMSCRELQSSIRIGRRCREKMARSNFRLVIHVARKYEGYGLDIQDLVQDGCCGLMKTFEKFNPSKGCRFPTYAYWWIRQSIKKSIFKNSRLIRLPESVFALLRKVGKARLECIMEGEQPTNENVARRAGITIEKLARLRAKTRKPRSMQDRVWSDDGVTYQEITEDPNVEPPELSVDRLMMRQQVQNFLGILNPREKEIIEHRFGIHDGEPKTLHVIGDMYGLSKERIRQVQNKALDKLKRSASAQGFDVYFDLLT